The Gardnerella leopoldii genomic interval GAAAGAAGAGCTAAAACATCTCGAATTTCTGGTTTTTCAAGCAATGCAGAATACCCAACAGTAAGAGTGCGCAAACCTGCTTTTTGTAATGCTTCTTCATATAACGGAATATTATTTTTGCTACGGAAAAGAACTGCAACTCTAGCAGATGCAGAATTAGTATCGTCGTTTTCAGATAGCGCATTATGTTTTACATATTTTACAAAACGCACAACGGCTTCTACTTCTTGATATTGCGTAGGCATATTTAACACACTAAAAGTACCTTTTGGCGCATTATCTAAGTATTGCAAGTTTTTCACTTCTACTTCTGTAGCAAGTGAACTACTATGACGAAGCGGAGGCACTCGCAAAGGTTTCGTAATAGAATTTGCAGCTTTTAATATAAGCTGCGAATTGCGTCGCGTTCTTGTAAGAGAAAACTCACTTGACTGGTCGATATTTAGTGCTTGCTCAAGCTTTCTGAAAGCTCCGGAACTAGCTCCTCTAAACGAGTAAATAGCTTGGAAGGGATCACCTACTGCAGCAATATGCGTTTGTTGAGTAGTCAAAAAGTCTTGATTTTCACTAGTTTTCGCAACAACGCTAGCTTCTTCAACACCGCTAGTTTTTTTATGAAACAGCGTTGCAATCAGCATTGCTTGAGTGGTAGAAGTATCTTGATATTCGTCAAGCAAAACTTGGCTGTATTGGCGGCGATACTGCTCTGCAATAGAAGGAAAATGCGTCACCAAACGGTATGCAGCAATAGTAAAGTCGCTAAATTGCGCCATATTTGCGCGCTGCTTTGCTGCGTCAAAAGCCAAAACTAATTCAAGTAATGCATTGCGCTTCTTAGCAGCTTCAAGCAAGTTATTACAAGATTCATAACACTTATTTTTTAATGTAATATTCAGGTATTCTACGTATTCTTTTCCGTAATTTTCGCACTTTTCGAAATATTTTTCATCCGAATCGTTTTTTCCGCGACGCAATTTAATAGAGCTAGGCTTTTTTGCAATTATTTCAGTAGTTTCAGCACAATCAATTGCTTTTTGCAAATGTTCAATCCAAGCGTTATTCCACTTTTGAATTTCTAGAACAGCTTTAGACGTGCTATCTATAGACTCTCCCCTGCTATTTATGCCAATCATCGAGCATGAAATATCTGCTGCGAGCGCAAGCACGTCGTCAATAAGCGCATCAAAACTATACCAAGACAGTATTTCCGCATGATTAGTAACATAATCGTTTACTAGCGGTTTTATTAATTCGCGCGCACCTGCATCGCTTAAAGGTTGCGTATTTTGATCAAATCCAACGAGCAAACCATATTGGCGCACAATTGACTGGAAAAAAGCATCGTATGTCATTACTTCTGGCTTCAAAAAGCCACTTGAAGATGCAGAATTTCCGTTATTAATGAGCTTATTTATTTCGCTACTATGCTGACTTACAGCTTGAGCAACTCTTGCAAGCAGCTCAGAAGCTGCTTTATTAGTAAAAGTCAACCCCAAAATACTTTCAGGAGCAACTCCGCGCTCAATAAGGTCGATAACGCGACGAGTCATCGTATACGTTTTGCCACTTCCAGCTCCTGCAACAATAATCATGTTCTTATTTGTTGGCGCTTGAATTGCTGCAGCTTGTTCCACGCTATCGGTGTTCTTGCGAGTAAATTGCTTATTTGTTTTATCAATCATAACTACAGCACCTCATATACAGTATCTATGCAACCTGCGCATGCTGGGCATACTTGTTTTCCATTGCAATACTTCAAGTGTTCAGAAGTTGGGTGCGCAATAATCTTATGCGAACGAGCTGCCGCAGCAGCATAGCAAACGCGCGAAATCATAGTAAGAGACCATTTTGCGCTTTGATTTAATGATGTAAACGACTGCCAAGCGTTTTCGCTTACATTTTCTGGACAATTCTTCGCAATATCGTCAAGCTGCGGACAATCTAACAATCTTGCCATATTTTTGAATCCAACTCGTAACTCAAGCGGATTATTATTTAAAGTATTTTTTACGCAAAGCGGCGGCTGATACACGTTTTCAGCAACGTTATGATCTTGAGCAGGATAATCATTCTTAGCAACGTGAAATAGAACACTTCGTGAAATAATCGGCGCATTCGAAGCATCAATAAGCGGATTCTCATCAGAAAAAAGTAAAGCAAGCTGATAGCAAACTAGCTGCAAATCGTTAAAAACTCCGCTTGCTGTTAAAGGTTTTCCTGTTTTGTAGTCCAGTAAACGAATATGCTCAGAACCATCTGAATTGATGCGCTTTTCCATGCGATCAATTCGACCGTGAATATGTACTTGCATATCTTCACTTGCGCCATCCGGCCACCCTCCAACTAAAGCACCCATCAATTCGTAGCAGTCATGCGTAGTAACGGTTTGCAAATTTGCATTCTTAAAAGTATTGTTCAATACGCGAGTAATATCATTAAATCCAAAATGCGCGCTTGTTTGCAATTCGCAATACGCTTGTTGCAATCTGCCTATGCTGCTTTCTAAAGATTTTTCGCTTTTTGTAAGAGATTCTAATATGCCGTTTTCTGACTTTTTTGAGTTAAGCGCATATGTTGATTGATCGTAAGAAGTGACAAAATATTGCGCAATTGCATGTAACGCACGTTTAATATTCTTCTCACGCGCAAGAGCCGAATAATGCTCCTTACTATCTCGAATATCTGCAAGTTCAGGCGCAATACTTAAGTAATAGTTTTCCATAAGATTTGCGATTGCGTTACTGCGGCGCACAAGCGGAGAGTAAGGCGAATAGTCGGCTGAATTATTCGTCGCTTCAGTTTCATCAACTTCAGTTTCATCGACTTCAGTTTCCGGCATATCGTAATGCTGATTTTCGCTTGCCCACCTTGCAGTTTCGTGAATTAGCGTGCCAAAATACGTTGCTGCGCTGCCGGGTTGAGGGCCTAAAAGCTGACGATTGACCAATCCACACACAGGGCATGCCCACAAACTATCTACAGCTGAAGGAGACAAGCTTACAACAGAGTTAGTTTTTTTAGCAGAGCTAGCTTTTTCATTATCTTTTCCAACAGAAGATTTCTCATCAACATAGTCATCGACATCGCTCATAAAATCCCATTCAAAAGGATCAGCGCAAAATACTCCATTTTCTTTAAGTAATTGCAACGTTTGAGCAGCGTCAATAATCGCATTTCTAGACTTACTATTCTCACTATCGGAGCTATTCGCACTACCTGCATTACCTGCATTACCTACACTATTTCCAAACTCTTCTTTCATAGAAGAAGCACGCAAAATTTGCGAACGAGCAGCACACACTAATCCACGAACATCCATATCTAAACCGGCAAAAGGTGTAGTAAATTCCGTAAAAGGCGTGCGCGAATTTTCATTATTGTAGTATCTTTCAGGCAAATAATAATAAAGAAAGTCGCTTGGCACAGCACTATCGCTATATTGCGCGCTTATATACAAACGCTCTGTTGCGCGCGTAATAGCTAACAAAAAACTGCGCTGTTCCGAGGCAAAAACTGCAGATTTATCATTATTTGAAAGAAGTGACGCATTCACAGTCAATTTAGAAGCAGAAATCTTAGAATGCAAAATAATATTCGCTAAACTTTCTGCGCCAAACATAGTGCTACGAGAAGCAAGATTTGGCCACACACGTTGTTGCAAAGTAGGCATCCACACAAGATTCCAATGTTTGCCAACAGAACCAGCAGGAGTAGTAAGCGTTACAGCATCTGGAACAGGCGCTACTTTAGCAAGAGAATCAGCTTCAATTTCCATGCCACGAACTTGAGCTATAAAATCTGCAATACCTACAATATTTTCTTGTCTAAAAGTATCGTCAAACGTATTCATTGACGAGATATCAGAAGAAGCATATGAAGAAACATAATCAAAAAGACGCATTGCAGCATCCAAGCGATCGTTAGCTCGATAACCTTCCGAATCATGCTGTAAAGACATACGCTGCCAACGCTCAGCAACATGACAAATATTCCAAGCCTCACCAAGAGCGTATTGAGCACTACTCAAATCAGGATTATTATGCATACGAGAAGCGAGAATTTGCACGTTTTTCCACAGTTTTACAAAAGATGCAACGTGCGGATTCCGAGGTGCCATATTCTGCAATATTTGCAACACTGTAGAATCTTTACGAACATTAGAATCATCATCTATAAAACGTGCAACATCTGCTACACAAAGCAAATAGCATGCATCAAGAGACAATGGCATAAGCTCATTTGAACTGCCATCAATACGACTATTATCAACCAAAATTTGAGATTCAAAGTACGCTTTGCTTTGCGCATTATGAAGCGAATTTTGCAACAAATCCCAGTTATGAACAAGATTTCGCAAAGGCGCATTAGATTCAAAGCTCTCGTTATTTTCACAATTTTTCTCAATTAAAACAGCCGAAAGAGAAGAAAGAGAACGCATAAGCGAATCTACAGAATATAACTTCGCAGGTATTTCAACGTCTAAATCACCGTAAAATCCAGAATCGCTCTTAGTAATCGAGGAAAGTGGACTATCCATAATATTCTGAACTCGCAAACGCACCCACGAAGCCAAATTTTGCAAACTTCTACCATGTTTTACTTGCTCAACAATTCCAGAAAAACCGTGCTGCGCAAATTGAGCAAGTTCAATAAGCGCAAATAAACCTTGCACAAACGGCTCATCTTTTAATGGGCGAGTTACTAACGAGTATCGCACAGGAACTCCAGAAGCGCGAAGCTGCTCGCCAAAAAGACGAACAGTGGAATTGTCGTGCGCAATTAACGCCATATCGCTCCACTTGCGCTTATTATTTACGTGAGATTGCTTCATTTGCCAAATAACAGCATCTAATTCCTCGCGCTGTGAACGATATAACGCTGTAAAAACAGTGTCATCTGAGTTTAGATGAGAATTTTGTGGGGTTTCTATAGGCTCAATCGGTAAGGACCCTACAAATTTTGGCATTTTC includes:
- a CDS encoding PD-(D/E)XK nuclease family protein, producing the protein MSEDTALQALFDGTLRNSSGNVTNALLVYGAPNTGKTQFAVRAAISGYKRWSHNVTAMAVQNRVLASKIDNIIIRQIGVSKQSRPVGTLASLAFNIISACCKLKNEPSPKLLNGAEQDSLLRKVLRAHIEHVMRGDNGDCNICALFKDYFETSQWVIPLTCAVSNTSATSAPSAPSTTQAAQAASSSPEFLADSFDINNAFMHQLRDMLARLDELGISDFESENSVLCALSDEQSYANNSDILQTSVLIKRRLTQWRLAFALRAEYRKIIADTYKSSFRLDASQLLVEGAKSARELGEHGLVNSSEIPALLVVDDYQDITLAGLSFIETLSKIGTRLVLLANPDESVQSFRGAYPDYAISAALDELNAAEQTLEYTGFADSCENSSDDSADSSKNYSADPTFANYTQAPSMRELLASRVSLSLTSQYKTDVALPNRPWKMPKFVGSLPIEPIETPQNSHLNSDDTVFTALYRSQREELDAVIWQMKQSHVNNKRKWSDMALIAHDNSTVRLFGEQLRASGVPVRYSLVTRPLKDEPFVQGLFALIELAQFAQHGFSGIVEQVKHGRSLQNLASWVRLRVQNIMDSPLSSITKSDSGFYGDLDVEIPAKLYSVDSLMRSLSSLSAVLIEKNCENNESFESNAPLRNLVHNWDLLQNSLHNAQSKAYFESQILVDNSRIDGSSNELMPLSLDACYLLCVADVARFIDDDSNVRKDSTVLQILQNMAPRNPHVASFVKLWKNVQILASRMHNNPDLSSAQYALGEAWNICHVAERWQRMSLQHDSEGYRANDRLDAAMRLFDYVSSYASSDISSMNTFDDTFRQENIVGIADFIAQVRGMEIEADSLAKVAPVPDAVTLTTPAGSVGKHWNLVWMPTLQQRVWPNLASRSTMFGAESLANIILHSKISASKLTVNASLLSNNDKSAVFASEQRSFLLAITRATERLYISAQYSDSAVPSDFLYYYLPERYYNNENSRTPFTEFTTPFAGLDMDVRGLVCAARSQILRASSMKEEFGNSVGNAGNAGSANSSDSENSKSRNAIIDAAQTLQLLKENGVFCADPFEWDFMSDVDDYVDEKSSVGKDNEKASSAKKTNSVVSLSPSAVDSLWACPVCGLVNRQLLGPQPGSAATYFGTLIHETARWASENQHYDMPETEVDETEVDETEATNNSADYSPYSPLVRRSNAIANLMENYYLSIAPELADIRDSKEHYSALAREKNIKRALHAIAQYFVTSYDQSTYALNSKKSENGILESLTKSEKSLESSIGRLQQAYCELQTSAHFGFNDITRVLNNTFKNANLQTVTTHDCYELMGALVGGWPDGASEDMQVHIHGRIDRMEKRINSDGSEHIRLLDYKTGKPLTASGVFNDLQLVCYQLALLFSDENPLIDASNAPIISRSVLFHVAKNDYPAQDHNVAENVYQPPLCVKNTLNNNPLELRVGFKNMARLLDCPQLDDIAKNCPENVSENAWQSFTSLNQSAKWSLTMISRVCYAAAAARSHKIIAHPTSEHLKYCNGKQVCPACAGCIDTVYEVL